The Negativicutes bacterium genome includes the window TTTCTTTTCAGCATTAAGTTTGGCTTGTTCGGCGACCCCGCGACCAGCTCCGAGAAAAAACACTTTATATTGTTTTTGACTAGATTTTTTCAGTAGCTCTTGCACTAAATCAAAACCAGCAACCCGTTCCGGCATATTATCGCCTTGGTGTCTAGCTGCCCAAACAACACCAGCCCCATCAGGGACAACTAAAGTTGCCTCATCTAAGATTTTTTTAAACTCTTTATCTTCATTAGCCAGCATAACCATTTCAGCATTAGCCGTAGCTATAAGCTTTGGGGGTTCACTATTTTTAAAAAACCCTTCAATTGTTTCTACTGCTTGGCTCATTGTAACCGCATCAATCTGTACATTTAAAACCGAAACTTTATTTGAAGTCAAAATATCTACCTCTCATATAAATTATATTAAAGACTATATTATCATAAAAAAAGCAATAATAACAATAGAATATTATATTTTTCCGGTACTTCCAATTCCGCCAATTCTAATATTTTCAGCCTTATCATCACTAGCTAATAAATATCGATAAAAGATTCCTTGTGCAATTCTAGTATCTTTCTCAATAGTAACTGAACTTTGATTATAATTATAAACCGGGATCATAATATGACCTTCATTTTCTACATTATTATAATAATCAGCATCAATCACACCAACATTATTAATCAAGGTTAATTTTTGCTTAATCGCAATACTTGACCTTATGTGAACACCTAAATATTCATCAGTTTGCATATATGCTTTTATCCCTGTTGGGATTAAAGTAACTTGTTGTGGTAATAAAATTATATTTTCCGCTGTTGCAATATCATAACCGGCACTAAATTTTGTTTTGCGACTTGGTAATATAATATTTTTTTCTTGATAGTAACTGACAATTTCAAAACCGCGCTGTTTCATAAAAACTCCTCAACTTCTTCTCTCATGAAAAAAACCGAGAAAACTCGGTTTTATTTTGCATTTTCATTTTTATTATAAGTTAATGCTCGGAAAGGTGTAATCGTTGATATTGCATGTTTATAGACCAGTTGTTGTTTTCCTTCATTTTCAATAATTACCGTGAAATTATCAAACCCAGCTACTAATCCTTTAAGTTGAAAACCATTGACTAGATATATTGTTACATGAACATTTTCTTTACGCACTTGATTTAAAAAGTAATCTTGCAAATTCATTCCTTTAACTGACATAAAAACAATACCTCCAATACTTATCTTTCCTTGGCACTTCATTTACATTTTACTACAGTCTATACTTAAGTGCAATTTCTTTGTATATTTCTTCCA containing:
- a CDS encoding dUTP diphosphatase (catalyzes the formation of dUMP from dUTP) is translated as MKQRGFEIVSYYQEKNIILPSRKTKFSAGYDIATAENIILLPQQVTLIPTGIKAYMQTDEYLGVHIRSSIAIKQKLTLINNVGVIDADYYNNVENEGHIMIPVYNYNQSSVTIEKDTRIAQGIFYRYLLASDDKAENIRIGGIGSTGKI
- the hfq gene encoding RNA chaperone Hfq yields the protein MSVKGMNLQDYFLNQVRKENVHVTIYLVNGFQLKGLVAGFDNFTVIIENEGKQQLVYKHAISTITPFRALTYNKNENAK